AAAATACAACCTATCAATACTCTGGAAACCATCCCTGGATTTTGTTTTTAGCTCTTAGTCTTATTTCATCTGTTACATGAGTAGAAACAAGTGTAATTGTTGTTGCAAGCAAGGCAAGGTCATCCGTATAGCCAATAATTGGCATAAGATCAGGAATAATATCTAAAGGAGAAATAAAATAACCCAATGCCGCAGCAATTTTTAATTTAACAGAGGTAGGCGTATTTTTTGCAGATAGCGTGTAATATAAAAGCAAAAGGCAAGAAATCGCTTTAGATCCAAGTATCCCAGCTACTTTTTTTATCTTTTTATTGAAAGTTATTTCGGAATATTTTTTTTGATAATTAACATTTATTTCCTTCATAAAAAATTTAGTTTAAATTTAAGTTTGATGTCTGGGTTTATGTTTATCCGCTTAATAAATATTTTACTTAAACAGTTGACACCAGTGTAAAACGAACACTCTGATAACCTTTATTTTAGTTGGTTATTATTCTTTGTGATCATTTAATTTTACATTAAATAATAAACTTTTATTAGAGTAGTTTTACCTTCAAATCAACTCCATTAGCATAGCGCATCTTTCTATCATTGCTTTTAAATTCTATCTTTGACATATTGAGCGCATTCGTGTTTCATGGAATGGAATTGATCAAACCTAGATATTAGTTGGCTAATCATAGCTTTGATATCATTTAGCGCCCAAATCAGAATTTTAAATTCCTTTTCAAATTATGGAAATTAACTTTATAAAAACACAATGACTTTAGTATTAGATGACACCGTCAGATTTTACAAAAAAAATGGACATCTTTTATTAGAAGCAATTTTTAGTCAGGGAAAAACAATAAAAAAAACATATTACACGAAAAATTCTGAAATAATTGTAGTTGAAGATTATACAAAAAGCTATAAAGGAATGTTTGGCTCTTTTTATTATGAAGATCCTAATTTAATAGGATGGTTTAGTAATGGCAATCAAGGATGGGTAGTATATCCCTACTATAGAAAAATTCCTCACACGATCAGATGGGAAATAAATAAACCACTAACTTGGATTGATTTTAAAGGCGCTATTAATGAAACTTCCCCTTTTGATACCATGACATTTTGGGAATTAAATTATTTCTATGAATACCCTTCGATGAATGAAGTCAAACTCATCACTTTTGTAAATTTTGATGCTAAAAAATCTTGGTATAAAAACCAAAAAGCAACTGATGAATTATTAATTCATCAGCAAGGTCTTTTTGATATAATTGAAATTTATTCCCGGATTTTTATTAAAAGAGTTGAAGAAGCAAATGGTTTAAAAAGTGATAGTTATGAAGATTTTATTAATCAA
This window of the Bacteroidota bacterium genome carries:
- a CDS encoding DUF1232 domain-containing protein; this translates as MKEINVNYQKKYSEITFNKKIKKVAGILGSKAISCLLLLYYTLSAKNTPTSVKLKIAAALGYFISPLDIIPDLMPIIGYTDDLALLATTITLVSTHVTDEIRLRAKNKIQGWFPEY